The following proteins are encoded in a genomic region of Enterocloster clostridioformis:
- a CDS encoding helix-turn-helix domain-containing protein: MRRKTIDTIPVLSDAMKNILSAFSKSRSLPSGLVKRASIVLLASQGELNQNIAPQVGLHYNNAATWRSRFLAALPALRRIEMDDPEKLEDEIRAVLSDKKRPGAPSVFTPDQIRRIIGLACSSPNDFGYEVSQWSLPLLVAEIKKQGIAEQISEKSVSRFFKMR, encoded by the coding sequence ATGCGAAGGAAAACAATTGATACTATCCCGGTTTTATCTGATGCCATGAAAAACATATTATCTGCTTTTTCAAAAAGCCGCTCCCTTCCGTCAGGACTGGTCAAAAGAGCCAGCATTGTCCTGCTTGCGTCACAGGGGGAACTCAACCAGAATATTGCACCACAGGTCGGGCTTCATTATAATAATGCTGCCACCTGGCGCAGTCGGTTCCTCGCGGCGCTCCCAGCCTTGCGGAGGATTGAAATGGACGACCCGGAAAAGCTTGAAGATGAGATACGGGCAGTCCTCTCCGATAAAAAACGCCCCGGTGCCCCGTCTGTTTTTACGCCGGACCAGATCAGGCGGATCATCGGCCTTGCCTGCAGCAGCCCAAATGATTTTGGGTACGAAGTAAGCCAGTGGAGCCTCCCGCTGTTAGTGGCAGAAATTAAAAAGCAGGGGATCGCTGAACAGATTTCTGAGAAATCTGTCAGCCGTTTTTTTAAAATGAGGTAG